AATATGAAGACGTTAAGACTGGATTCCGGGTTGAAATTGAAAAATATTCATTTTTCAATTTCCCCCGGAATGACGTCTCAAGACCTGTAACATCAATATTCTATAAATTAGCTTGATGCATATGGGGGCGACCGGCTGGTCGCCCAATTCCATTATGCAACAATTTCCAAAAGGGCGACCAGCCGGTCGCCCCTACAGTGAAATAGGCTGTAAATAAAGCCTCAGCATAGAACTTAACAGCCCTGCTTTTCTAAAGGGGGATTTTATGCTTTTGTGTAAAAGGTGGGACGCTCCGCAATTTAAGATATAGCACTTTACAACTCAAAAGAAAGGCAGAAATCAAGTTACCATCTATAAATTAACAGGTTGTGAAAATGTTAATTGTTTGTGATGACAAGATCTCTGTCAAGGGGAATAAAAATACTACTGAAGAACAAGGCTGCTCTCTTTTCTGTTTTTAATGACTTCTTGCACTTTTTTATGAAGAGCAATTACGGACAAGGGTTTAAAAAAAACAGCTTCAATAGTATCTGGAAATTTTATTTCACCACAACTAAACCCTGTCATCATTATAATTGGAACTTTGCTATTTATTTTAATAATTTTTTCAGCTAATTCTAAGCCTGAAATATCCGGCATTGTTACGTCTGTTATAACAGCAGAAAATGATTCTGGTTTTTCTTTAAACTTTTCATATGCTTCTGTGCCTGTTTCACAAGCATTAACTTTGTAGCCTTTACGCTGGAAATATGTTGCAAGCATATTGATTATTTGCGCCTCATCATCAACAATAAGGATACGTTCATGTTGTGTGTCGCCTATCATCTTTCACCTATATATTTTTTAATTTCTAAATAAAATTATGATTGTTTAAAATTAACCATAATCTATGCTTAGCAATAATCAAGCCAAATAGTAATGCGATATAAAATAGGCTTTTTTCAGATGAAAGATGGTTAGGACGCAAATCTTAGCATTTTAAACCCCTGTAAAAAAAGTTAACAAAAATGATTTTGTTTACATATATTCGGCATCCTTCAATTCTAGTTTACACTTTTTAATTCTGGGAAAATTGTATCTTGAAAATTTATGCTTTTTGATGTACCTAATGAATAAGCATATTTTCCATTCAACTTTTAACCATACTCGTAAAATAATATCCAAAAATGAATGCAAAAAGTTATTTATTAATTTTTATTGTCTTTATCTTTTGTCAATCATTTCAAATTGCTAATTCTAATACTATTACTGAAATAGTTAATCGTGGAATCGAAGAATACAAACAAGAAAATTATGAAGAAGCTATTGAGCTTTTAAAAAAAGCAAATGAACAAAATCTTAAATCTTCTTTATCTGCTTTTTTTTTAGGCATGGCTTATAAACAAACATCTAATTATCCAAAGGCACTTGTCCATTTAAGGGAGGCTGTTACTATTGAACCTCCTATTAAAGAAGCATTGATAGAATTAATTGATACTTTAATTAATCTATCTGATATGAACTATTTAGATGAAGCTCAAAAATGGATTAATAATGCTGAAAAAGAAAAAATTTTTCCGGGGCAAACAGCTTTTTTAAAAGGCTTATTCTATCATAAAAAAAATGAGTTTGAATTAGCTATAGAATCATTTAACAATGCAAAATTAAAAGATACATCCCTTATTCAATCATCGGATTTTCAAATCGCTTTATGTCTTCTTAAGCTTCAAGAGCTTAACAAAGCTAAAAACGTTTTTAAAATTGCATCCATGTATAATCCTAAAACTGAAATAGCTGAATTTGCCCGTAACTATGAAGACGCGATAGATAAAAAATTATTTTTTGAGCGTCCTTTAAAATTCACAGCAGGTATATTTGGTCAATACGATACAAATATGCTTTTAAAACCAAATGACGATACAGCAGCGAGCGGAGTTACTGACGAAAAAAGTTTAGCAATACTATTAAATTTTAGAGCTAATTGGATCCCAAAAATTGAAGGCCCCTTTATTTTTAGCCTTGAATACAATGGCTCTTTTAATCCCCATCAAAAAAATTCTACAACCCATGATTTAATATCTAATAGTATTTCTATCCAGCCCGGATATTTAACAGATAAAATGAGTTTTAATTTTTTTGCAAAATACAATCATTATTTACTTAGGGATAAGGAATATAAAGGTTATTTAGGTCAAGTATCTGCCGGACCTTTGATGCGTTTCTTTTTTATTCAATCCCATTTGATTGAGTTATTTGCTGGATATGATTCAAAAGAATATTTTCAGGATTTTTTGAGCGAAGAAGAAGATAGAAATTCAAATGCTTGGAATACATATATTAATTGGATATGGCAGTTTAATTCATCTTTATTTATTAATCCAAAATATGAATACATTCTTGAAAAAACTGACGGAGCAAATTGGGATAACACAGGTCATAAGTTTACAATTAATTCAGTATTTTATATTTTAAATAATATTCAACTTCAATTAAGCATAGATGAATTTATACAAAATTATAAAAATGTTCATACCGTATTTAATGAAAAAAGATGGGATCATATTAATACTGCAAGTATAGGTATTTTATGGGATGCTTCTAAAAATTTAAATCTAATCTTTCAATACAGCCGTATAAGATGCAATTCAAATATAGGATTATACGATTACAACCGTAGCCTATATTCATTAGGTGTTGAATTAAAATTTTAATTCAAAAAAGAGGAAACAAATGCGCTTAAATCTACTTTTAATATTCAGCATTATTTGCGTTTTCACCGTTAATGGAAACTGTGAAATAATAGGAAACTTAACCAAAGTAGAAGGGACAGTTGATATAACTCGAAAGGATAAGTCAATTATATTTCCTAAAAAAGGAGATGCTGTATTTGCCGGTGATATTATTCGCACAAAGAGCAATGCAATAGCTGAACTTTTATTCATTGATAAAAGTGTAATAAAAATTGCTCCTAGCTCTCGAATTGAAGTTAGTAACTATTTTATGAACAAAAAAGAAACAAACGGAATTATTAATTTATTTAGAGGTAAAATTCAAAGTATTATAACAAAAAAAGCATGGTCATTTTTTTCCAGAAGCAGGGGGAAAAGGTTTGAAATACATACGCCAACTGCTGTTTGCGGTGTTAGAGGCACCAACTTTGTTACCTATTTTCAAAAAGGTATAAGTGGTTCGATATTTATCGAGGGTGAAGGTTATGGTTATAATAAAAACCAACCCGATAAAATAAGTTTAATAAAAGCAGGACAAAGTATGCTTGTTTTATCCCAAACTTCTATTCCTCTTATCAGGCCAGTAACTTCATTTGAAATTGAACAACATTTAAAAGATATTAACACTTCAAAAGCCGGCAGCGAAGAATTAACTAAAAAAAATGGTAAAAACGATGCTACAAGGCCAAAAATACAAGGACATAGCGGAAATATAGAATCTGAAAATGGCGGATTGTTTTCTAAACCCGGATCAATGGCTTTAACTTCTTTGCTTACAAACAAATCCGATTATGGAGAATCTATCAAAGAATATTCTTATTCCATAGATATTGCTGGATTTAATCGAGAACAAAATTTTTTTTATGATTTAAGACTTGATAATAAACAAAATGCTGGAGTCTTTGTTTACGATAAAAATTTATTTATACCTTTAACATTTAATACCGGCATTTTTCAAAATGATATTAGCAAATATGTTGATGATATATGGAACCTTTATGTTGGCAATACATCTGGATATTTTTTTGATGGAACTTCGTATGGAGGAAACATTTATATAAGTCCTATCGTTAGAGAAGATTTACATTTGCAAAAAACCAATTGGACTATAAGTAAAATATTAAGCACAGGATTTTACGTTGAATTTAATAATTTTATATATGACAAATGGTTTATTGGCATTGATTATGAAGAAAATTTTTTAAGAAATTTTATTAGATATGATGGTTCTAAGTGGTCAGAAGGAAAAATAGAGGCTAAAGGTGTCTCAGCATGGGTTAATTGGCATGAATGTTATACAGGGGTTGGTTTTGGCGATGTATCTGGAGTATATTCTCCTGAAGACAAAAAATGGCTGGCTTCTGAACGTTGGGTAATGATGGAAACCAATAAATTCATTCAAATGGCTGCTAATGAAAAAAACAAATTAAAAGAATTAGGCATTCCTTTTGCCGAAATTGGCAAAACTAATCTATATGGAAACGGAAATAATATTAATGTTAGTTTAAAGGATATAACTTTTTTTGCATTTAAAACAGGTGATAACCCATTAATATGGGCTACAAATAATGTGTCTGGAACTTTTACAGATTCGCCCTTAACAGGTGTTCCGATATCACTTTCAGGTGAAGGTATTAGCGCTAATTTTGAAATAAAAACATGGCAAAATAACCAATGGGCGGCTTTTATAACTAATGGTACTGGAAATATAGCTCGAATAGATAATGGAAATAGCATTGGTGTAAATTTTGAAGGAGGATCCGCCGGAACATATCAAATAAATAACGGTGTTTTTGAAGGGACGGCTTCAGGGGTGATATCTTTAAAATAAATATATTTGTTCTAATTAAAATATAGTTTTAGAACTAAAAATAAAGAGGAGGGGAAAAATGAATTTTAGCTTTAAAGCCTTTATTTTAAGCCTTATTGCAATTTTTTTATTGTTTGAACCAAGTTTTGCAAATGAAGATTCAATAAAGATACCAAAGTTTAAAAAATCTTACGCATCTAAACGAAGCTGTTTTGGCTCTCCGATTGTTAATTCAAAAAGTTCATACATTAATATAACCTCTACCCATCAAAAAAAAATCAATCCAGTAATTATAAAAACAAAAAAACAGCTTCGTAATAAAAACAAAGGATTTAAGCAGTATAAAAAACATATCCTTTTAAAACACGGTCGTAATAAGTAATCTTTCGAGGTTTATATTCTATGAAAAAAAATTTAAAGATATATTTGATTTGTATAATTGTTTTATTCCAAGCGAATATAATTTTTGCTGCAGATTCTCTTTTGGTTGGAGTCACAAATCTTGAAAAAATAATAGATGTTTCTAAAATTAACTATGAAAATTTTAAGGATTATTTTATAAATAACAGCCCTACCTTGCCTTCTGTAACTATATCTTCAGATGTATCTGCTCAAATTGGAGTTATCTGGATTCATCAAGGTGATGATATGGGATTAATAAGAGTTGTTATTGATTCTAATAATGATGGAAATTTTTCCCAAATTGATTGGGATGATCCGATTCATCCTTGGAATCCTCCTGACAACGATGATTCAATTTACTGGAACTATACTTATCCAGATAGCTATCCTGATGTTAAATTAAAAAATACAACAATTACAATGCACTGGGATGATGAATGCGAATGTGTTCAAGGTTTTCCATTCGAAAGTTTTATTTGGGACTGGTATTTAGGATCTTACGATATAAATAATGAATTATGGATAGAGCCCTATAAATTAGCCAGTATAACTTGGGATGGAAGAGACTCAAAAGGCGATTTTATTCCGAATGGACAATACAAGGTTCTTATTTGGTTAGATACCGATGAAAATTATAAATTTTCACCGGACGAAATTAATCAGCAAATAATTGTTAAAATAGAAACAGCGTCTATTACTGGAACAATAGTTGATGAAAGTGGAAACTCTATGTCACATATATTTGTAGAAGCCTCTTCAAGTGTCGCATGGGGTAAAACTATGACAGATAAAGAAGGCAAATTCATAATATCAGGATTGATGCAAGGCGGTCCTTATCAAATTAAAGCATCAAGTGAAGGAAGTATGGGTGCTTTTATAGACAATGTTAACATAGAGCCTAATAATCTTGTTAAAGATGTCGGTATAATTAAATTATCAAGTATGGCGGTTATTTCTGGTATAATTAAGCTGGATTTAAACGCAAATGGAATATTAGATGAATCGGATGATGAATTTAAGTCATTCACAGATAAATGGGGTTGGATAGAAGAAGAACTTGATGTAGAAATTGAAGCTTTTAATATAGATGGGCCAGGTTTTAGCCACGCACTTTTAAAATTTAAAGTTGGCGAATCTTCCGTAGAATTTATGCTGCAGATTCCAGAAAAAAATAATGCTGTGTATTCAGTTTCAGCTGAGGTTGATGGGTTTGCTTCTAAGGAAAATAAGGTTAACATAATAAATGGTAATGGAGTTTGTGAGCCTATAATTTTAACAAAAGCGTCTAAATTATTCGGGAAAGTAAAATTACCAGGTCTGATAACCGAGTATAAAGAAATTGCAGTTATGGCTGTAAACACTGAAAATCAGGCTGAAAAATATTCTGGATGGGGACAGATTATACCCTATGAAAAAATAAAATATTGTTCAAATATCAATTATTCTGATCAAACGTCTTGTGAAATTTCTGGAGAAGAATGGATAACAAAATATGATCAAAATACTATTAAACCTTCTGATTCAGGCAAGTTTGACTTTAACGGGGTTCCTCCAGGAATTTATAACTTAGAAATCAGAATTGACGGCTACAAAGTTAAGCATATTAATGGAATTAAGATTGAAAAAGGTAAATATACAGACTTAGGAGAGATTTTCATTGATCAAGGTTCAAAAATTTATGGCAAGATTGTGGTTAGAGGAAATACTATCAATGATCAAATGCTTGATGAAGAAGATGCTAAATTAAGAATACCAATATGGATTGAAGCATGGTGCCCAGCAATGGATATATCGAGCGGAACAACTGTTTTTATTAACAAAGGACTAAATCAAATCGGTTCTTACATCATAGGAGGTTTAGAAAAAGGAGTATATGAAATTAGTACTCAGTTTAAAGAAGGGTATGAATTAACAGATGAAAACGGGGAATCTCCTGTTATTGTTAATGTTGAAGATTCAGTAGTTAAAAATATCGTTTTAAAACCATCGTCTGGTATAATAAAAGGAACTATAACTGGAAAGGATATTAATATTGATTTATCAAAAGTAATTGTAGAACTTAAAATGTCGGATAATTTTGAATTCACTAAATTTGCTTCGGTAGCAAATAAAGGTATTGATCCAACTACAGGTGACTTTACCATTGATGGACTTCCGACAGGAGATTATATTTTTAAAGCTGGAATGTATATAAATTCTTTAAATTACGATGGAAAAATGAATTTATTTTCAGACCCAAATGTTGGAATTCAATGTAAGAGAGTTTTTGTTAAAAATTCTAATACTCCAACTATTATGGATATTAGTCTGGAGAAAGGATATTCAATATCTGGAAAGATATATTTGAGTTCAACAGATCCTCCGTGGCATGATTTTGGAGATGGGCGTGGAGGCTCAGCAAACGGGATTAAGGACATATCCAATGATAAGTTTGATGAACGAATTTCTATTGCAAATGACATAGCCGGGTCGTTTGTGGCTGCATTACCTTTAGATCTAATGCTAATGGAAGAATCAAATGAGACAAAAGATTCCATAATAGGTTACATAAAAGACAATGGAGATGGCACAGCGTCTTATAAGATTGATGGTTTAAATTTGGGAGCTTATCTTATAATTCCTCCTTTTGGATCCGAGCGCATAAAAAAAATAATAGATGATGAAAGTTTAGAAACAGAAGGATCTGAAGATGAGCCTGTTTTTTTTGATGGAGGTGAAGAAGTTCACCATTGGACAACTTCTGCAGAGTTGATAGTTGTTCCTCCAAATGTTTCATTAAATAAAGATTTTACTTTCGCAAATGGTTATAAAGTTTCCGGCCGTATTACTTTACCTGAAATTCAAATGTTAAATAAGAATTTTCTCCAGGATAAATGGGCATGGATAGGTCATTTAGAAATAGAATCAGCTATGCAGCAATTTTTAGGGCATGGCAGACCTTTATTTAAAAATGATTTTAATAATTCTACTTTTTATGATTACAGTTTTGACCATGTTGCTAATGGAAAGTATATAATTCATTTCTTTACGGATCAATACATAAGTGAAAGTGCTCAAATAAATGTCGATAATGCTGATGTAATATCAAATATAAGTGTAAGTAAAGGTGTCAATATTGTCGGGAATTTAATCGATGCTGAAACAAGTAATCCTGTTACTTCAAAGGAAGGAATAAAAGTTTTATGTATGTCCGATCCTTTTGTAGAAGGAAGTTACAGAGAAACCATAAATGAGCCATGGTCGAGTTCTTATATTGAAGATAATTCAGGTATAAAAGAGGAAATGTTTGCTCCAGAAAATTTTGGCCAAAAAGATAAAAGAAATATATCACCAGGCAAATTTCATTTAAGTTCAGTTATTCCAGGATATTATTATATAATTGCAATTGAGAGTAGTGGAGATCCTAATTTACAAAAAAATAAAAATTATATTAATCATCAAGTTGTTGCGAATATAAAAATTCCTGAAAATGCATCAGGA
This Desulfobacterales bacterium DNA region includes the following protein-coding sequences:
- a CDS encoding response regulator, whose product is MIGDTQHERILIVDDEAQIINMLATYFQRKGYKVNACETGTEAYEKFKEKPESFSAVITDVTMPDISGLELAEKIIKINSKVPIIMMTGFSCGEIKFPDTIEAVFFKPLSVIALHKKVQEVIKNRKESSLVLQ
- a CDS encoding DUF2860 family protein; protein product: MNAKSYLLIFIVFIFCQSFQIANSNTITEIVNRGIEEYKQENYEEAIELLKKANEQNLKSSLSAFFLGMAYKQTSNYPKALVHLREAVTIEPPIKEALIELIDTLINLSDMNYLDEAQKWINNAEKEKIFPGQTAFLKGLFYHKKNEFELAIESFNNAKLKDTSLIQSSDFQIALCLLKLQELNKAKNVFKIASMYNPKTEIAEFARNYEDAIDKKLFFERPLKFTAGIFGQYDTNMLLKPNDDTAASGVTDEKSLAILLNFRANWIPKIEGPFIFSLEYNGSFNPHQKNSTTHDLISNSISIQPGYLTDKMSFNFFAKYNHYLLRDKEYKGYLGQVSAGPLMRFFFIQSHLIELFAGYDSKEYFQDFLSEEEDRNSNAWNTYINWIWQFNSSLFINPKYEYILEKTDGANWDNTGHKFTINSVFYILNNIQLQLSIDEFIQNYKNVHTVFNEKRWDHINTASIGILWDASKNLNLIFQYSRIRCNSNIGLYDYNRSLYSLGVELKF
- a CDS encoding FecR domain-containing protein; amino-acid sequence: MRLNLLLIFSIICVFTVNGNCEIIGNLTKVEGTVDITRKDKSIIFPKKGDAVFAGDIIRTKSNAIAELLFIDKSVIKIAPSSRIEVSNYFMNKKETNGIINLFRGKIQSIITKKAWSFFSRSRGKRFEIHTPTAVCGVRGTNFVTYFQKGISGSIFIEGEGYGYNKNQPDKISLIKAGQSMLVLSQTSIPLIRPVTSFEIEQHLKDINTSKAGSEELTKKNGKNDATRPKIQGHSGNIESENGGLFSKPGSMALTSLLTNKSDYGESIKEYSYSIDIAGFNREQNFFYDLRLDNKQNAGVFVYDKNLFIPLTFNTGIFQNDISKYVDDIWNLYVGNTSGYFFDGTSYGGNIYISPIVREDLHLQKTNWTISKILSTGFYVEFNNFIYDKWFIGIDYEENFLRNFIRYDGSKWSEGKIEAKGVSAWVNWHECYTGVGFGDVSGVYSPEDKKWLASERWVMMETNKFIQMAANEKNKLKELGIPFAEIGKTNLYGNGNNINVSLKDITFFAFKTGDNPLIWATNNVSGTFTDSPLTGVPISLSGEGISANFEIKTWQNNQWAAFITNGTGNIARIDNGNSIGVNFEGGSAGTYQINNGVFEGTASGVISLK
- a CDS encoding carboxypeptidase regulatory-like domain-containing protein, coding for MKKNLKIYLICIIVLFQANIIFAADSLLVGVTNLEKIIDVSKINYENFKDYFINNSPTLPSVTISSDVSAQIGVIWIHQGDDMGLIRVVIDSNNDGNFSQIDWDDPIHPWNPPDNDDSIYWNYTYPDSYPDVKLKNTTITMHWDDECECVQGFPFESFIWDWYLGSYDINNELWIEPYKLASITWDGRDSKGDFIPNGQYKVLIWLDTDENYKFSPDEINQQIIVKIETASITGTIVDESGNSMSHIFVEASSSVAWGKTMTDKEGKFIISGLMQGGPYQIKASSEGSMGAFIDNVNIEPNNLVKDVGIIKLSSMAVISGIIKLDLNANGILDESDDEFKSFTDKWGWIEEELDVEIEAFNIDGPGFSHALLKFKVGESSVEFMLQIPEKNNAVYSVSAEVDGFASKENKVNIINGNGVCEPIILTKASKLFGKVKLPGLITEYKEIAVMAVNTENQAEKYSGWGQIIPYEKIKYCSNINYSDQTSCEISGEEWITKYDQNTIKPSDSGKFDFNGVPPGIYNLEIRIDGYKVKHINGIKIEKGKYTDLGEIFIDQGSKIYGKIVVRGNTINDQMLDEEDAKLRIPIWIEAWCPAMDISSGTTVFINKGLNQIGSYIIGGLEKGVYEISTQFKEGYELTDENGESPVIVNVEDSVVKNIVLKPSSGIIKGTITGKDINIDLSKVIVELKMSDNFEFTKFASVANKGIDPTTGDFTIDGLPTGDYIFKAGMYINSLNYDGKMNLFSDPNVGIQCKRVFVKNSNTPTIMDISLEKGYSISGKIYLSSTDPPWHDFGDGRGGSANGIKDISNDKFDERISIANDIAGSFVAALPLDLMLMEESNETKDSIIGYIKDNGDGTASYKIDGLNLGAYLIIPPFGSERIKKIIDDESLETEGSEDEPVFFDGGEEVHHWTTSAELIVVPPNVSLNKDFTFANGYKVSGRITLPEIQMLNKNFLQDKWAWIGHLEIESAMQQFLGHGRPLFKNDFNNSTFYDYSFDHVANGKYIIHFFTDQYISESAQINVDNADVISNISVSKGVNIVGNLIDAETSNPVTSKEGIKVLCMSDPFVEGSYRETINEPWSSSYIEDNSGIKEEMFAPENFGQKDKRNISPGKFHLSSVIPGYYYIIAIESSGDPNLQKNKNYINHQVVANIKIPENASGDVNIGTIYVKKGAVIKGRLVDENNEPIPGVNVVAFPSDSNEGENELRSESDDQGYYTILGVNPKISYYDIIAAKSAWMFDDWKKERQWGEKRRHSVKISNIDSQTGLTVGASFVLKPATASLSGLITLPDSSQFMLPFVSDFGEGLPASYILLQQKGVLYKDMLDGIEGITAPQPQNTRIAPYKIDSIEPGLYRVIFMNYGLPRAVIDNVSFKANEDKIINVSWDNNFYKIYGKCTLSSGKYPTFGDIDGVVCINTVDHTIIFGRLRREADGTYTSYEVAGLAGSDTYQLVFFKDSIYDEAPDIINAGEPFNLAYSDKNYDAVIDKKKDPILILRTVQDDNNKILFDIFSSSYFSNEQIEIVSSEPTENTKRGSIYLKYGSGNLKDVEISENQLKMSGVYKKSSNDKIIKMVVALHYGTELSTKLQEFIFDSEQKIINTKIINRYISGQINLGYGDSSGIYIPSDSMDIKNDKYLNVKVILQKSGNKSLDSFPDKIIPVSEKYEFLAESIDTGESLSCKIPVIVQLKYDSKDVSNSDFLNIYRKENNTWHKESASLTIDTENNTIAAEVDTLGVFVVGYGQEEEVKKNVIGGGGSSDCFISTVMK